Proteins encoded within one genomic window of Triticum aestivum cultivar Chinese Spring chromosome 2D, IWGSC CS RefSeq v2.1, whole genome shotgun sequence:
- the LOC123052373 gene encoding exocyst complex component EXO84C, whose amino-acid sequence MGRPAMESSSEEELEDDFPGHEWITPQSSIRAAYQSQTEKGIRKTCSELLELKDAIENLCGNMQSKYHAFLRISEEVVEAEQELIELQKHVSAQGMLVQDLMSGVCRELEMWQKHSKEEHAVEKDFQSELNEILSVDTQYPKVIFLDEIDILLAEHKLEKALLALETEEKKYMVTDDSGKESDAEISAYKTALLKRKSILEDQLVRYSEQPSLSSTELRKSLSGLIRIGKGPVAHQVLLKAYGSRLHRDVEAFLPTCSVYTETYSATLSQLVFSAISKVLKESSTLFGDNPTNMNRIIQWSEYEIEAFARLVKEKSPLPESVSALRSACICIQTTLAHCSCLESHGLKFSKLLMLLLRPHIEEVLELNFRRVRRKIIDSARTDDILLLAPQEGSPPSDSVAPKMMLTSSGKKFMAVINDLLDHVTPMTIVHFGGTILSNFLQLFDRYVETLIKVLPGPSEDDNVVESQEPVELKAESDAQQLALIGTAYTIADELLPAAVSKFFYMQTKKKETSGTSEGLGPGSIYSTEYKEWKRHLQHSLDKLRDHFCRQYVLSFIYLEGKSRLDARMYLEGGDDLFWDSDPLPSLPFQALFGRLQQLASVAGDVLLGKEKIQKVLLSRLTETVVMWLSNEQEFWDVFEDESIQLQPSGLQQLILDMHFLVEIAVCGRYPHRPVQQLVSVIITRAIAAFSAREVDPQSALPEDEWFLETAKTAINKLMLGTSGSESDLEAPIAPHDDGISEDSDSISCLSSIGSEDSFASANNDDLENPVYFTDPDS is encoded by the exons ATGGGGAGGCCGGCGATGGAGAGCAGCAGCGAGGAGGAGCTGGAGGACGACTTCCCCGGCCACGAGTGGATCACCCCGCAGTCCTCCATCCGCGCCGCCTACCAGTCCCAGACCGAGAAG GGTATCAGGAAAACTTGCTCTGAGCTACTGGAGCTGAAGGATGCCATTGAAAACCTGTGCGGGAATATGCAGTCGAAGTACCATgctttcctcag AATATCTGAGGAGGTTGTGGAGGCAGAGCAAGAGTTAATTGAACTGCAGAAGCATGTGTCTGCCCAGGGGATGCTTGTACAAGATCTGATGAGTGGTGTGTGCCGGGAACTTGAAATGTGGCAAAAGCATAGTAAGGAAGAACATGCGGTGGAAAAGGATTTTCAaagtgaacttaatgaaattttgtCTGTAGATACTCAATACCCCAAGGTTATTTTTCTGGACGAGATAGACATTTTGCTTGCAGAGCACAAACTAGAAAAGGCACTGCTTGCCCTAGAAACTGAAGAGAAGAAATATATGGTTACAGACGATTCAGGCAAAGAATCAGATGCAGAGATTTCTGCCTATAAGACAGCACTGCTTAAAAGGAAATCAATTCTTGAGGATCAGCTTGTTAGGTATTCAGAACAGCCATCTTTATCTAGTACTGAACTAAGAAAATCTTTGTCTGGTTTAATTAGGATTGGTAAAGGTCCTGTAGCCCATCAAGTACTTCTAAAAGCCTACGGTTCACGTCTTCACAGAGATGTTGAGGCATTTCTTCCCACCTGTTCAGTCTACACAGAAACTTACTCTGCAACCTTGTCGCAACTTGTTTTCTCAGCTATCTCAAAGGTGTTGAAAGAATCTAGCACACTATTTGGAGATAACCCCACGAATATGAACCGGATTATCCAATGGTCCGAATATGAAATAGAAGCTTTTGCACGTTTGGTTAAAGAAAAATCTCCTTTGCCTGAGAGTGTTTCTGCACTTCGTTCTGCCTGCATATGCATACAAACTACTCTCGCTCACTGCTCTTGTCTAGAATCACATGGGTTGAAATTCTCAAAGTTACTTATGTTACTATTGCGACCTCATATTGAAGAAGTGCTTGAACTGAATTTTAGAAGGGTGAGAAGAAAGATTATTGATTCAGCAAGGACTGACGATATTCTGCTTCTCGCTCCTCAAGAAGGTTCACCGCCATCTGATTCAGTTGCACCTAAGATGATGCTTACAAGCAGTGGAAAGAAGTTTATGGCAGTTATCAAT GATCTTTTGGATCATGTTACCCCAATGACCATAGTTCACTTTGGTGGAACAATTTTGAGCAATTTTCTCCAGCTATTTGATAGATATGTCGAAACACTTATCAAAGTGTTGCCTGGGCCTTCTGAAGATGATAATGTAGTGGAGTCACAAGAGCCTGTAGAATTAAAAGCTGAAAGTGATGCGCAGCAGCTTGCACTAATTGGAACTGCATATACCATAGCAGATGAATTATTGCCAGCAGCTGTATCTAAGTTTTTTTATATGCAAACCAAGAAGAAAGAAACTAGTGGAACGAGTGAAGGCCTTGGTCCTGGGTCCATATACTCCACAGAATACAAAGAGTGGAAACGTCATCTACAACATTCATTGGACAAACTGAGGGATCACTTCTGCCGACAATATGTCTTATCATTTATTTACTTGGAAGGGAAGTCACGATTGGATGCTAGAATGTACTTGGAGGGGGGTGATGATCTTTTTTGGGATTCCGATCCCTTACCTTCACTACCTTTCCAG GCATTGTTTGGAAGGTTGCAGCAGCTAGCTAGTGTTGCTGGTGATGTTCTACTAGGCAAAGAGAAGATACAGAAGGTTTTGCTTTCAAGGCTAACTGAAACGGTTGTCATGTGGCTCTCCAATGAACAAGAATTCTGGGATGTCTTTGAGGACGAGTCCATCCAGCTCCAGCCTTCTGGACTTCAGCAG CTTATTCTTGATATGCACTTCCTGGTTGAGATTGCCGTATGCGGACGGTACCCGCACAGACCAGTTCAGCAGCTTGTGTCAGTAATTATTACTAGAGCAATTGCAGCTTTCTCGGCAAGGGAGGTTGACCCACAAAG CGCTCTTCCGGAGGATGAATGGTTTCTTGAGACTGCCAAGACTGCAATCAACAAGCTCATGCTAGGGACTTCTGGATCTGAGTCCGACCTCGAAGCGCCTATCGCTCCGCATGATGACGGAATATCAGAAGATTCAGATAGCATTTCATGTCTGTCGAGTATAGGGTCTGAAGATTCATTTGCTTCTGCAAACAATGATGACCTAGAAAACCCTGTTTACTTCACCGATCCTGACTCGTAG
- the LOC123052375 gene encoding cysteine-rich and transmembrane domain-containing protein WIH1-like, whose product MSYFNQQQQAPVTAYPPPQANYVVAAPPAAYYAPTASPPPPPGYPTNYDAGMGAPQPAQTQSRGDKAFLEGCCAAICCCCLLDMCF is encoded by the exons ATGAGCTACTTCAACCAGCAGCAGCAGGCTCCGGTCACCG CGTACCCACCGCCGCAGGCCAACTACGTGGTGGCGGCGCCTCCGGCGGCGTACTACGCGCCGActgcgtcaccgccgccgccgccgggctacCCGACCAACTACGACGCGGGCATGGGTGCCCCGCAGCCAGCGCAGACACAGAGCCGCGGTGACAAGGCCTTCTTGGAAGGATG CTGTGCAGCCATCTGCTGCTGTTGCCTCCTCGACATGTGCTTCTAA